From a single Seriola aureovittata isolate HTS-2021-v1 ecotype China chromosome 18, ASM2101889v1, whole genome shotgun sequence genomic region:
- the cimip2b gene encoding protein FAM166B isoform X1: MEKYAPKFSKVLLTPDPHYIPGYAGYCPQLKFNMGKSYSQLTAELLTSPDVKHSSQLVIPTDPVRSTVTADTAALTLRGIPDSNLKKVIPGYTGFIPGRKNYFSCSYSETCRKALTEFYQEGRAQTRRHSTDLPVIVNCTGQQSERPTLPLTAITNEVISYKPLKPFVPSGKPYHMEDDNPHKYFISGFTGHVPKCRSLIGKGYPITTNQALIQFGKQQQSDPTSHDTAGRKDSSTPPMPTIYPSNRGVVPSFTGHIPGYQFMYGHTFGQLSQNALEKSGIKRTLREKS; the protein is encoded by the exons ATGGAGAAATACGCCCCCAAATTCAGCAAAGTTCTGCTGACACCTGATCCACATTATATACCGGG ATATGCAGGGTACTGCCCACAGCTGAAGTTTAACATGGGGAAGTCCTACAGCCAGCTCACAGCCGAGCTGCTGACCAGTCCTGATGTGAAACACTCCAGTCAGCTGGTCATCCCCACAGATCCCGTCCGCTCCACTGTCACAGCTGACACAGCTGCTCTGACACTGAGAGGCATCCCTGACAGTAACTTGAAGAAGGTGATACCAGGATACACAG GCTTCATTCCAGGACGTAAGAACTACTTTTCCTGCAGCTACTCTGAAACATGTCGTAAAGCCCTGACTGAGTTTTACCAGGAAGGGCGTGCACAGACTCGACGGCACTCGACAGACCTGCCAGTTATTGTCAACTGCACCGGCCAACAGTCTGAA AGACCAACCCTCCCCCTGACAGCGATCACCAATGAAGTGATCTCCTACAAGCCCTTGAAGCCCTTCGTCCCCTCTGGAAAACCATATCACATGGAAGATGATAACCCGCACAAGTACTTTATCTCAG GATTTACGGGGCATGTGCCAAAATGTCGTTCCTTAATTGGTAAAGGTTACCCCATCACCACCAACCAGGCACTGATCCAGTTtgggaagcagcagcagagtgaccCAACGTCCCATGACACTGCAGGGAGGAAGGACAGTTCAACACCTCCCATGCCCACTATCTATCCATCAAACAGGGGTGTGGTGCCATCATTCACAGGACACATCCCAG GATACCAGTTCATGTACGGACATACCTTTGGTCAGctttcccagaatgcactggAAAAGAGCGGCATCAAGAGGACCCTTCGAGAAAAGTCATAA
- the cimip2b gene encoding protein FAM166B isoform X2, with translation MGKSYSQLTAELLTSPDVKHSSQLVIPTDPVRSTVTADTAALTLRGIPDSNLKKVIPGYTGFIPGRKNYFSCSYSETCRKALTEFYQEGRAQTRRHSTDLPVIVNCTGQQSERPTLPLTAITNEVISYKPLKPFVPSGKPYHMEDDNPHKYFISGFTGHVPKCRSLIGKGYPITTNQALIQFGKQQQSDPTSHDTAGRKDSSTPPMPTIYPSNRGVVPSFTGHIPGYQFMYGHTFGQLSQNALEKSGIKRTLREKS, from the exons ATGGGGAAGTCCTACAGCCAGCTCACAGCCGAGCTGCTGACCAGTCCTGATGTGAAACACTCCAGTCAGCTGGTCATCCCCACAGATCCCGTCCGCTCCACTGTCACAGCTGACACAGCTGCTCTGACACTGAGAGGCATCCCTGACAGTAACTTGAAGAAGGTGATACCAGGATACACAG GCTTCATTCCAGGACGTAAGAACTACTTTTCCTGCAGCTACTCTGAAACATGTCGTAAAGCCCTGACTGAGTTTTACCAGGAAGGGCGTGCACAGACTCGACGGCACTCGACAGACCTGCCAGTTATTGTCAACTGCACCGGCCAACAGTCTGAA AGACCAACCCTCCCCCTGACAGCGATCACCAATGAAGTGATCTCCTACAAGCCCTTGAAGCCCTTCGTCCCCTCTGGAAAACCATATCACATGGAAGATGATAACCCGCACAAGTACTTTATCTCAG GATTTACGGGGCATGTGCCAAAATGTCGTTCCTTAATTGGTAAAGGTTACCCCATCACCACCAACCAGGCACTGATCCAGTTtgggaagcagcagcagagtgaccCAACGTCCCATGACACTGCAGGGAGGAAGGACAGTTCAACACCTCCCATGCCCACTATCTATCCATCAAACAGGGGTGTGGTGCCATCATTCACAGGACACATCCCAG GATACCAGTTCATGTACGGACATACCTTTGGTCAGctttcccagaatgcactggAAAAGAGCGGCATCAAGAGGACCCTTCGAGAAAAGTCATAA